The proteins below come from a single Afipia felis ATCC 53690 genomic window:
- a CDS encoding ParB N-terminal domain-containing protein codes for MSTSLANPFRSLETGAEPEGAPFQEGSPRTFEFSVAGIHVPGRLRPCGEQLVQRLVDSMRTCQLIDPITVVIDDNYAQHGRLTLIAGRHRLEAARRLGWESIHARLISADTTTAELIEIDSNLVRSTLSPAEEALLIGRRKKLFETLHGPAKARGARAANAVMNRGATSADASANLADAFTTNVATLTGKSERSVQRAAAREAALGAKVLTAIQGGPLDTGASIDRLARVQRGERTTHATSRKISNLADEKNILSELMNLWRDATPATRVRFLRWIAGEAS; via the coding sequence ATGAGCACCTCACTCGCAAACCCTTTTCGCTCTCTCGAAACCGGTGCTGAACCCGAAGGAGCACCCTTCCAAGAAGGCTCCCCGCGGACCTTCGAATTTAGCGTCGCAGGCATTCACGTTCCAGGTCGCCTTAGGCCGTGTGGTGAGCAACTCGTTCAGCGTCTCGTAGATTCCATGCGAACGTGCCAACTGATCGACCCAATCACTGTCGTGATCGACGACAACTACGCGCAGCATGGCCGTCTAACCTTGATTGCCGGCCGTCACCGCCTTGAAGCCGCCCGGCGGCTTGGTTGGGAATCCATACACGCACGGCTGATTTCAGCAGATACGACGACTGCTGAGCTTATCGAAATCGACAGTAACCTCGTGCGATCAACACTGAGCCCCGCCGAGGAAGCCCTCCTCATCGGTCGCCGCAAAAAACTCTTCGAAACTCTGCACGGCCCTGCGAAGGCAAGGGGCGCACGAGCCGCCAATGCGGTCATGAACAGAGGCGCGACATCCGCCGACGCATCCGCCAACTTGGCGGATGCGTTCACAACCAATGTCGCGACACTCACTGGCAAGTCCGAGCGGTCCGTGCAACGAGCGGCAGCGCGAGAAGCCGCACTTGGCGCCAAGGTTTTGACCGCCATTCAAGGCGGCCCCTTGGATACCGGTGCTAGCATCGATCGGCTGGCCAGGGTGCAGCGCGGCGAGCGAACTACTCATGCCACGTCTCGAAAAATTTCAAACTTGGCCGATGAAAAGAATATCCTTTCTGAGTTGATGAACCTCTGGCGAGACGCGACGCCCGCAACGCGAGTTCGGTTCCTGCGATGGATCGCAGGAGAAGCATCATGA
- a CDS encoding FtsX-like permease family protein: MSRALWILAVLLSHWRRHPMQFITLMTGLVAATALWSGVQALNQQARASYDRAAAMFGGARSAMLIGPAHATFPQQLFVALRRAGWPVSPMIEGRVQIGGRSFRLLGIDPVTLPPETAAISTIGKSGLLSFIAPPGQTLVAPETLTELGLREGASPTLNDAIVLPPLKLQPQLAPGVLVMDIGAAQRALGKPDQVSQLLVGRQAQGPRTALASIVGDRLQLIAPDAESDLARLTDSFHLNLTAFGLLSFLVGLFIVNSAIGLAFEQRLPTLRTLRACGASSRMLNTALVTELVAIALVAGLIGLVGGYLIAAALLPDVVASLRGLYGAHVPGQLTLAPQWWLAGLAMSVIGALAAAAASLFKMARLPVLAAAKPAAWHEAQRRWLRLQGALALTMIAASAGFFWLGDSLISGFAVLAALTLSAALALPVVLDAVLSFCARRTRGPLVSWSWADSRQQLPGLSLALMALLLALAVNVGVGTMVESFSVTFLRWLDGRLAADIYVNAATDAQAADIKAWLGRRADVEAVLPSGRAEVQIDGAPVEIMGLADHATYREHWPLLLASADVWDRLRAGDAALVSEQLARRLKLDIGGRLQAPTHLGPWSLDVVGIYADYGNPKGQFAVNVNALIRHFPGTPQTRFGLRVAQAHVAEVSRALRTTFDLDSRQLTDQATVKAESRRIFKRTFAVTKALNAFTLGVAGVALLTSLLTLGNARLPQLAPLWAIGLTRRKLAALELMKTMAVALLTALLALPLGLAVAWCLIAVVNVKAFGWRLPFHVFPMQLLTLLGVAMLAALCATLLPVLKLARMQPAKLIRIFADER, encoded by the coding sequence ATGAGCCGCGCGCTGTGGATTCTCGCCGTGCTGCTCAGCCACTGGCGACGGCATCCGATGCAGTTCATCACGCTCATGACCGGCCTTGTGGCCGCGACCGCGCTGTGGAGCGGCGTGCAAGCGCTGAACCAGCAGGCACGCGCCAGTTATGACCGCGCCGCGGCGATGTTTGGCGGTGCGCGCTCGGCCATGCTGATCGGTCCGGCTCACGCGACATTCCCGCAGCAACTGTTCGTCGCGCTTCGACGCGCCGGATGGCCGGTGTCGCCGATGATCGAGGGGCGCGTCCAGATCGGCGGCCGTTCGTTTCGCCTGCTCGGCATCGATCCGGTGACGCTGCCGCCGGAGACCGCCGCGATTTCGACGATCGGCAAGAGCGGACTGCTGTCCTTCATCGCGCCGCCCGGTCAGACGCTGGTGGCGCCCGAGACGCTCACGGAGCTTGGCCTGCGCGAAGGCGCGTCGCCGACGCTCAATGATGCCATCGTCCTGCCGCCGCTTAAGCTGCAGCCGCAACTCGCGCCCGGCGTGCTGGTGATGGACATCGGCGCTGCGCAACGCGCGCTCGGCAAGCCGGATCAGGTGTCGCAGTTGCTGGTCGGGCGGCAAGCTCAGGGCCCGCGCACAGCGCTGGCATCGATCGTCGGCGATCGGCTCCAGCTTATTGCTCCCGACGCCGAGAGCGACCTCGCCCGCCTGACCGACAGCTTCCATCTCAACCTGACCGCGTTCGGATTGCTGTCGTTTCTGGTCGGCCTCTTCATCGTCAATTCGGCAATCGGCCTCGCCTTCGAGCAGCGGCTACCGACATTGCGCACCTTGCGCGCCTGCGGCGCCTCGTCGCGCATGCTCAACACCGCGTTGGTGACCGAACTGGTCGCGATCGCGCTCGTCGCCGGACTGATCGGGCTGGTCGGCGGCTACCTGATTGCGGCAGCATTGTTGCCCGACGTCGTCGCTAGCCTGCGCGGGCTGTATGGCGCGCATGTTCCGGGACAGCTCACGCTCGCGCCGCAATGGTGGCTCGCAGGCCTTGCCATGAGCGTGATTGGCGCGCTCGCGGCAGCGGCAGCGAGCCTGTTCAAGATGGCGCGCCTTCCCGTTCTTGCCGCAGCGAAGCCTGCAGCGTGGCACGAAGCCCAGCGGCGTTGGCTGCGGCTGCAAGGCGCGCTGGCGCTGACGATGATCGCTGCGTCCGCAGGATTCTTCTGGCTCGGCGATTCGCTGATATCGGGGTTTGCGGTGCTGGCCGCGCTGACGCTCAGCGCCGCTCTGGCTCTGCCGGTGGTGCTCGATGCCGTTCTGTCGTTTTGCGCACGCCGAACGCGCGGACCGCTTGTCAGCTGGTCATGGGCCGACAGCCGCCAGCAGCTACCCGGCCTGTCACTGGCGCTGATGGCGCTGCTGCTCGCGCTCGCGGTCAATGTGGGCGTCGGCACCATGGTGGAAAGTTTCAGCGTCACCTTCCTGCGCTGGCTCGACGGCCGGCTCGCGGCCGACATCTACGTCAACGCAGCGACCGATGCGCAGGCCGCCGATATCAAGGCATGGCTCGGCCGGCGCGCCGACGTCGAGGCGGTGCTTCCGAGCGGACGCGCCGAGGTGCAGATCGACGGCGCACCGGTCGAGATCATGGGCCTCGCCGACCACGCCACTTATCGCGAACACTGGCCGCTGCTGCTCGCCAGCGCGGATGTGTGGGATCGCTTGCGCGCCGGCGATGCGGCGCTGGTAAGCGAGCAGCTGGCGCGTCGGCTCAAGCTTGACATCGGCGGTCGCCTGCAAGCGCCGACACACCTCGGGCCATGGTCGCTAGATGTGGTCGGCATCTACGCGGACTATGGCAATCCGAAAGGACAATTCGCTGTCAACGTCAATGCTCTGATCCGGCACTTTCCCGGAACACCGCAAACCCGCTTCGGGCTGCGCGTCGCGCAAGCACATGTCGCCGAAGTCAGTCGCGCGCTGCGAACGACCTTCGATCTCGACAGCCGCCAGCTTACTGACCAGGCGACCGTCAAGGCCGAGTCCCGACGCATTTTCAAACGCACTTTTGCCGTCACAAAGGCGCTGAACGCCTTCACGCTGGGTGTTGCCGGCGTCGCGCTGCTGACCAGCCTGCTGACATTGGGCAACGCGCGTTTGCCGCAACTCGCGCCGCTGTGGGCGATCGGACTGACGCGCCGCAAGCTCGCCGCCCTCGAACTGATGAAGACCATGGCGGTGGCGTTGCTGACCGCGTTGCTGGCGTTGCCGCTCGGCCTCGCCGTGGCGTGGTGTCTGATCGCCGTGGTCAACGTCAAGGCCTTCGGGTGGCGATTGCCGTTTCATGTCTTCCCGATGCAATTGCTGACGCTGCTCGGTGTCGCCATGCTGGCGGCGCTATGCGCGACGCTGCTGCCGGTGCTCAAGCTGGCACGCATGCAGCCGGCGAAGCTCATCAGGATTTTCGCCGATGAGCGCTGA
- a CDS encoding abortive infection family protein, which yields MNDLPQTPLEQAQSLENLLVAGCEGSNIDNHFYQALRVDLMNDPVLRPLLPDFVRTCRDGNHFWAYIKSVSPHWAPRRKHVRDAMTPIFNHLENVNRSPLDVVASDALQRFDIDGVHVVWEKALSRRHSDPDGAITTARTLLETVCKRILDEAEEPYDEKDDLPALYRAVAVKLQIAPSQYTEDAFRRILGGATSVVEGLGSLRNKIGDAHGQGGKPVRPSSRHAQLAVNLAGAVATFLVETWNFRNT from the coding sequence GTGAACGATCTTCCCCAGACACCCCTTGAACAGGCACAGAGCCTCGAAAACCTTCTCGTCGCCGGTTGTGAGGGGAGCAATATTGATAACCACTTCTATCAAGCGTTGCGCGTGGACCTTATGAACGACCCGGTGCTCCGTCCTCTGTTACCCGACTTTGTGCGCACATGCAGGGACGGCAATCACTTCTGGGCGTACATCAAGTCTGTGTCGCCGCATTGGGCTCCGCGCCGCAAGCATGTGCGAGATGCTATGACGCCGATATTCAACCACCTAGAAAACGTCAACAGGTCGCCTCTCGATGTTGTTGCTTCGGATGCGTTGCAACGGTTCGACATTGATGGTGTTCATGTTGTCTGGGAGAAAGCATTATCGCGTCGGCACTCTGATCCTGATGGAGCTATCACGACGGCGCGTACACTTCTCGAAACAGTTTGCAAACGCATTTTGGATGAGGCGGAGGAGCCGTACGATGAAAAGGATGATTTACCGGCGTTGTACCGTGCCGTTGCGGTGAAGTTACAAATCGCCCCAAGTCAGTACACGGAGGATGCCTTCAGGCGCATCCTGGGCGGCGCGACTAGCGTTGTGGAGGGGCTGGGTTCACTTCGTAACAAGATTGGGGACGCTCATGGACAGGGCGGGAAGCCTGTAAGGCCTAGCTCACGCCATGCCCAACTTGCGGTCAACCTCGCAGGAGCGGTCGCAACATTCTTGGTGGAAACGTGGAATTTTAGGAACACGTAG
- a CDS encoding recombinase family protein, which yields MTMHGSFVAYYRVSTAKQGKSGLGLEAQRLAVRSFLNGGSWTLTSEFTEVESGKRNDRPELAKALQACRVYGAKLVIAKLDRLSRDAHFLLGLEKAGVDFVAADMPMANRLTVGIMAMVADEERRMISARTKAALAAAKARGKKLGGNRGVVLSASARRKGRAAQTARARERASDLAPLLAMIRSEGITSLRGIANALTERGVPTPRGNTTWTAMQVARLAAVAP from the coding sequence ATGACCATGCACGGTTCATTCGTCGCCTATTACCGCGTCTCCACGGCTAAGCAGGGCAAATCCGGTCTTGGCCTGGAAGCCCAGCGATTAGCTGTCCGCTCTTTTCTCAATGGCGGAAGCTGGACGCTCACCAGTGAGTTTACAGAAGTCGAAAGCGGGAAAAGAAACGATCGCCCCGAACTTGCCAAGGCATTGCAGGCTTGCCGCGTCTATGGCGCGAAGCTCGTTATTGCGAAGCTAGACCGGCTCTCCCGTGACGCGCATTTCCTGCTCGGACTGGAGAAAGCGGGCGTCGATTTCGTCGCTGCTGACATGCCGATGGCAAACCGTCTTACAGTCGGCATCATGGCGATGGTGGCGGACGAAGAACGTCGGATGATTTCCGCCCGCACTAAAGCGGCGCTGGCGGCAGCGAAGGCCCGAGGAAAGAAGCTAGGCGGCAATCGCGGCGTTGTGTTGTCCGCCTCCGCGCGTAGGAAGGGACGTGCCGCCCAAACCGCCCGCGCTAGAGAGCGAGCCAGCGACCTTGCCCCGCTATTAGCGATGATACGGAGCGAAGGCATCACATCGCTACGGGGTATCGCCAATGCCCTTACAGAGCGGGGCGTCCCGACGCCTCGGGGAAACACGACATGGACAGCGATGCAGGTAGCCAGATTAGCTGCGGTTGCGCCGTGA
- a CDS encoding lipocalin-like domain-containing protein, whose amino-acid sequence MSAERHLTRRAFGSGLALFGLGGTNALAQGFAGLGNDATSFAPVVPGRQLVFPADFGAHPAFRIEWWYLTANLVDSGGAAYGAQWTLFRQALAPPPQREGWANQQIWMGHAAVTSAATHRFAETFARGGTGQAGVAAAPFHAWIDTWDMAAIASMSDATVAALQLTAQGEDFSYALRLDAAQPLVLQGDGGYSRKSERGQASYYFSQPYYKARGQITLGDKPIPVSGQAWMDREWSSQPLASNQTGWDWFSLHLRSGEKVMLFRLRQTDGQNYFAGNWIDRDGHSTQLPPAAIVMRPTATTDIGNRRLPTQWHIAIEERGLRIDCVPLNAQSWMGTSFPYWEGPIAYSGSHAGVGYLEMTGY is encoded by the coding sequence ATGAGCGCTGAGCGCCACCTCACGCGACGGGCTTTTGGTAGCGGTCTTGCGTTGTTCGGACTCGGCGGGACAAACGCTCTTGCGCAAGGCTTTGCTGGACTCGGCAACGATGCAACGAGCTTCGCGCCTGTCGTCCCCGGCCGGCAACTGGTCTTTCCCGCCGACTTCGGCGCGCATCCGGCATTCCGGATCGAATGGTGGTACCTCACCGCCAACCTCGTTGATTCAGGCGGCGCGGCCTATGGCGCGCAGTGGACGCTGTTCCGGCAGGCATTGGCGCCGCCACCGCAACGGGAAGGTTGGGCCAACCAGCAAATCTGGATGGGCCATGCCGCGGTCACCAGCGCGGCGACGCATCGCTTTGCCGAGACGTTCGCGCGCGGCGGCACTGGACAGGCCGGCGTCGCCGCCGCGCCGTTCCACGCCTGGATCGACACCTGGGACATGGCGGCGATCGCATCGATGAGCGATGCGACCGTCGCCGCGCTGCAATTGACCGCGCAGGGCGAGGATTTCAGCTACGCACTGCGCCTTGATGCCGCGCAGCCGCTGGTGCTGCAAGGCGACGGCGGCTACAGCCGGAAATCCGAGCGTGGCCAGGCGTCGTATTATTTCAGCCAGCCGTATTACAAAGCCCGGGGCCAGATCACGCTCGGGGACAAGCCGATCCCGGTCAGCGGACAGGCCTGGATGGATCGCGAATGGTCGAGCCAGCCGCTGGCTTCCAACCAAACCGGATGGGATTGGTTCTCGCTGCACCTGCGCTCCGGCGAGAAAGTCATGCTGTTCCGATTGCGTCAGACCGACGGTCAGAACTATTTCGCCGGCAACTGGATCGACCGCGATGGACATTCGACTCAACTACCGCCTGCGGCGATTGTCATGAGGCCGACGGCGACAACTGACATCGGCAATCGCAGGCTGCCAACGCAGTGGCACATCGCCATTGAGGAACGTGGGCTCAGGATCGACTGCGTCCCGCTCAACGCACAAAGTTGGATGGGCACCAGCTTTCCCTATTGGGAGGGGCCAATTGCATACAGCGGCAGCCACGCGGGCGTCGGCTATCTGGAGATGACAGGGTATTGA
- a CDS encoding PHA/PHB synthase family protein encodes MADLFVSKVSPLTSAAETPIASLRTIPAAEPLSIDRVVHAAEARLTGSLSTISLALAYLDFAWHLANSPGRQIQLACRAFELFEQLTKSEQWINPSPQDWRFDDPAWNDYPFNVIAQSFLLTEEWWREATTGPAGVAKSHSDVVAFAMRQILDMCSPSNYPWLNPEVLRATVGQAGFNFVKGTCNFVEDVVGAAIGGKQNDGHFIVGKNMAVTPGKVVFQNELIELIQYEPATTTVRPEPVLIVPAWIMKYYILDLSPENSLIRHLVSQGFTVFCISWRNPDAGMRDVSIDDYRRHGVMTALDAIRAICGNAKVHACGYCLGGTILAIAAATMARDRDDQLATVTLLAAQTDFSEPGELQLFTDESQLALLDDVMWRQGYLDSTQMAGAFQLLRSNDLIWSRIIKSYMLGKREQPSDLMAWNADATRMPYRMHSEYLHQMFLHNDLAEGRYIAGSESIALQDIHVPIFAVSTETDHVAPWRSVYKIHLLNSGDITFILTSGGHNAGIVSEPGHPGRYFRAMNRPPKGSYLSPDEWEARAAKQGGSWWLAWVDWLKGHSGAELSPPPLGAPEAGYPILEAAPGSYVREH; translated from the coding sequence ATGGCCGATCTTTTTGTCTCAAAAGTCAGTCCATTGACGAGCGCAGCCGAAACCCCGATCGCTTCACTTCGCACGATCCCGGCGGCGGAGCCGCTTTCGATCGATCGCGTCGTTCATGCAGCCGAAGCGCGATTAACCGGATCGCTCTCTACGATCTCCCTCGCGCTGGCTTACCTGGATTTCGCGTGGCATCTTGCGAACTCGCCCGGGCGCCAAATTCAACTGGCCTGCCGCGCCTTCGAATTGTTCGAACAGCTCACAAAATCGGAGCAATGGATCAACCCCTCACCGCAGGACTGGCGTTTCGATGATCCGGCATGGAATGATTATCCGTTCAATGTGATTGCGCAGAGTTTTCTGCTCACCGAGGAATGGTGGCGCGAGGCAACCACCGGGCCAGCCGGCGTTGCGAAATCGCATAGCGATGTCGTCGCTTTTGCCATGCGGCAGATTCTCGACATGTGCTCGCCATCCAATTACCCGTGGCTCAATCCGGAAGTTCTAAGAGCAACGGTTGGGCAGGCCGGCTTCAATTTCGTCAAGGGGACCTGCAATTTCGTCGAAGACGTCGTCGGCGCTGCAATCGGCGGAAAGCAGAATGACGGTCATTTCATTGTCGGCAAAAACATGGCGGTCACGCCTGGCAAGGTTGTGTTCCAAAACGAACTGATCGAGCTCATCCAGTACGAACCAGCCACCACGACAGTCCGCCCCGAGCCGGTGCTGATCGTACCGGCCTGGATCATGAAATATTACATTCTCGATCTTTCTCCGGAGAATTCGCTGATCCGCCATCTCGTTTCGCAAGGCTTCACCGTGTTCTGCATTTCATGGCGCAACCCAGATGCCGGGATGCGCGACGTCTCGATCGACGACTACCGCCGCCACGGCGTCATGACAGCGCTCGATGCGATCCGGGCGATCTGCGGAAATGCCAAAGTGCATGCCTGCGGCTATTGTCTGGGAGGCACGATCCTCGCCATCGCAGCGGCTACAATGGCGCGGGATCGCGACGATCAATTGGCCACGGTAACGCTGCTCGCCGCACAGACCGATTTCAGCGAACCTGGTGAGCTCCAGCTTTTCACCGACGAAAGCCAGTTGGCGCTGCTTGACGATGTGATGTGGCGCCAGGGCTATCTGGACAGCACGCAAATGGCAGGAGCATTTCAGCTCCTCAGATCGAATGACCTGATCTGGTCGCGCATCATCAAATCCTACATGCTCGGCAAGCGGGAGCAACCAAGCGATCTGATGGCATGGAACGCTGATGCGACACGCATGCCCTACAGAATGCATTCGGAATATCTTCATCAGATGTTTCTTCATAACGATCTGGCGGAGGGACGTTACATCGCAGGCAGCGAGAGCATTGCGCTGCAGGACATTCATGTACCGATCTTCGCCGTCAGTACGGAGACCGACCACGTTGCGCCCTGGCGGTCAGTCTACAAAATCCACCTACTGAACAGCGGCGACATCACCTTCATTCTGACGTCCGGCGGACATAACGCAGGCATTGTCAGTGAGCCGGGTCACCCAGGCCGCTATTTTCGTGCGATGAACCGCCCGCCAAAAGGCAGTTACCTGTCGCCGGACGAATGGGAGGCTCGTGCCGCGAAACAGGGCGGCTCATGGTGGCTCGCATGGGTTGACTGGCTCAAGGGCCATTCTGGTGCCGAGCTATCGCCTCCACCACTGGGCGCTCCGGAGGCGGGATATCCGATTTTGGAGGCTGCACCCGGCTCCTACGTTCGCGAACATTAG
- a CDS encoding ABC transporter ATP-binding protein, whose translation MLKVVNLTKTYRSAQDVLTVLRGVNLHVAAGESVALTGESGSGKSTLLHLIAGLDDADSGEVWVGDVPVSGLSDVAWAAVRRHQLGLIFQQFNLVPSLSVADNIALQARLAGRHDAVWLAELIERLGLGATLARYPEQLSGGQQQRVAIGRALAVKPALLLADEPTGNLDEATADDVLRLTRELVARSGCGFLMVTHSLRLAATLDRQAHLHAGRIA comes from the coding sequence ATGCTGAAAGTTGTCAATCTTACCAAGACCTATCGTTCGGCGCAGGACGTCCTTACCGTGCTGCGCGGTGTAAACCTCCACGTCGCGGCCGGCGAAAGCGTCGCGCTCACCGGCGAATCCGGCAGCGGCAAGAGCACGTTGCTGCATCTGATCGCCGGGCTCGACGATGCCGACAGCGGCGAGGTCTGGGTTGGCGACGTGCCGGTTTCGGGGCTATCCGACGTCGCGTGGGCGGCGGTGCGGCGGCATCAGCTCGGTCTGATCTTCCAGCAGTTCAATTTGGTGCCCAGCCTGAGCGTGGCCGACAACATCGCCTTGCAGGCGCGCCTCGCTGGCCGTCACGACGCGGTGTGGCTGGCCGAACTGATCGAACGGCTCGGGCTCGGCGCAACGCTGGCTCGCTATCCTGAACAGCTTTCCGGCGGCCAGCAACAGCGTGTCGCCATCGGGCGGGCGCTCGCGGTGAAGCCGGCGCTGCTTCTGGCGGACGAGCCGACCGGCAACCTTGATGAAGCCACCGCCGACGATGTGCTGCGTCTGACCCGTGAACTGGTTGCGCGGAGCGGCTGCGGCTTTCTGATGGTGACGCATTCGCTGCGCCTCGCCGCGACCCTGGACCGCCAGGCGCATCTGCACGCCGGACGTATCGCATGA
- a CDS encoding universal stress protein: MIKDIIVNLEAGRSRDGVCDYAISVAEAFDAHLAGVAFGGRNAVPSYFMPGVPPYILDDMLRDSNQRATAALERFEAAAKRSALSVECRLDVENGFPSAQSFSMMARRFDLSIVMQSDDTNGSGNDLLIEAALFDTGRPMIVVPYIQKGGLKFERIVCCWDGSSAAARAINDSLPMLRRAAVVELFIVTNEKTRVGNEFRGVDMAHHLARHDVKVEMAELPGADTDVANVILSHVADCEGDMIVMGGYGHSRLREFVLGGATRGILATMTVPVFVSH, encoded by the coding sequence ATGATTAAAGATATCATCGTAAATCTCGAGGCGGGGAGGTCGCGCGACGGTGTTTGCGACTATGCCATTTCGGTCGCGGAGGCCTTTGACGCTCATCTGGCGGGGGTGGCTTTCGGGGGGCGGAATGCCGTTCCCAGTTATTTCATGCCAGGCGTTCCCCCTTATATTCTCGATGACATGCTGAGGGATTCAAATCAGCGGGCAACCGCCGCTTTGGAGCGCTTTGAGGCCGCAGCCAAACGCAGCGCTCTTTCGGTCGAGTGCAGACTCGATGTCGAAAACGGTTTTCCGTCAGCGCAGAGTTTTTCAATGATGGCGCGCCGTTTCGATCTGAGCATTGTCATGCAATCCGACGATACAAACGGTTCAGGGAATGATCTGTTGATTGAGGCAGCGTTGTTCGACACGGGGCGTCCAATGATCGTTGTCCCTTACATTCAAAAGGGAGGGCTGAAATTCGAACGAATTGTTTGCTGTTGGGATGGAAGCAGTGCTGCGGCTCGTGCCATCAACGACTCGCTACCAATGCTGAGACGGGCGGCGGTGGTCGAATTGTTTATCGTCACGAATGAAAAGACCCGGGTCGGCAATGAATTCCGCGGGGTCGATATGGCCCATCATCTCGCCCGGCACGACGTTAAAGTGGAAATGGCAGAATTGCCTGGTGCGGACACCGACGTAGCAAATGTCATTCTCTCGCATGTGGCAGATTGCGAAGGCGACATGATTGTCATGGGTGGCTACGGGCATTCGCGACTGCGTGAGTTCGTCCTTGGGGGTGCTACACGCGGAATCCTGGCGACGATGACCGTTCCCGTGTTCGTCTCACATTAA
- a CDS encoding helix-turn-helix domain-containing protein yields the protein MSFLAVRWALDLKGLSATEKLVLIAICDRANQKGECWPSQKNTAERCGLTERTVNSALKSLEKNCLIRRRRRIKTSGSRTSDLITILAPDLFGARKNSKPSNQSQPENASSNHVKEIHPATRNGFGEIYHDEYIRLNTIEGSVLLEFMPDYSDPKVTHHNETVAFAERLYRESADVIDWDASGIDRAKKLTEWRLKHGEVHVWNNIIRVVQRFRTVASPEQKISSWKYFEPEILKADE from the coding sequence ATGAGCTTCCTTGCTGTACGTTGGGCTTTAGACCTCAAAGGCCTTTCTGCAACAGAGAAACTCGTGCTCATTGCAATATGCGACCGAGCAAATCAGAAAGGGGAATGCTGGCCATCCCAGAAAAACACCGCAGAGCGTTGCGGATTGACAGAACGAACGGTCAATTCCGCGCTGAAGTCGCTTGAAAAGAACTGTCTAATTCGGCGGCGCAGACGGATAAAAACCAGCGGCAGCCGAACTTCAGATCTGATTACGATTCTTGCTCCCGACTTGTTCGGAGCTAGAAAAAACAGCAAACCGTCAAACCAAAGCCAACCAGAAAACGCTTCATCTAACCACGTGAAGGAAATTCATCCCGCGACCAGAAATGGTTTCGGGGAAATCTATCATGACGAATACATCAGACTGAACACTATTGAAGGCTCAGTTCTGCTAGAATTCATGCCAGATTATTCAGATCCGAAAGTCACTCATCACAATGAGACAGTCGCGTTTGCTGAAAGGCTTTATCGCGAATCCGCCGATGTCATCGATTGGGACGCGAGTGGCATCGATCGGGCCAAAAAACTCACAGAGTGGCGTCTAAAACACGGGGAAGTGCACGTATGGAATAATATCATCCGCGTCGTTCAACGCTTTAGAACGGTGGCATCGCCAGAACAGAAGATATCGTCATGGAAGTATTTCGAGCCTGAAATTTTAAAAGCAGACGAATGA